The Euphorbia lathyris chromosome 2, ddEupLath1.1, whole genome shotgun sequence genome includes a window with the following:
- the LOC136219320 gene encoding inorganic phosphate transporter 1-4-like, with protein MAREQLGVLNALDVAKTQWYHFTAIIIAGMGFFTDAYDLFSISLVTKLLGRIYYHVEGSKKPGTLPPNVAAAVNGVAFCGTLAGQLFFGWLGDKLGRKKVYGMTLMLMVICSIASGLSFSSTPNGVIATLCFFRFWLGFGIGGDYPLSATIMSEYANKKTRGAFIAAVFAMQGFGILTGGIVALIVSAAFDHAYNAPTYAVDALGSTVPEADYVWRIILMFGAVPASMTFYSRMKMPETARYTALVAKNAKQAASDMSKVLQVEVESEEQKLEEMTQDPSNSFGLFTKQFARRHGLHLVGTCVCWFLLDIAYYSSNLFQKDIFSAIGWLPKAETMNAIHEVYRIARAQTLIALCGTVPGYWFTVAFIDRIGRFVIQLMGFFFMTVFMFALAFPYNHWKNDNNIGFLIMYSLTFFFANFGPNATTFVVPAEIFPARLRSTCHGISAAAGKAGAMVGAFGFLYAAQSTDRTKTDAGYPPGIGVKNSLIVLGVINFFGILFTFLVPESNGKSLEECSGENEEELQDVSSARTMPV; from the exons ATGGCGAGAGAGCAATTAGGAGTGCTTAATGCACTCGATGTAGCAAAAACACAATGGTATCATTTCACAGCAATCATAATTGCAGGAATGGGATTTTTCACAGATGCATATGATCTTTTCTCCATTTCGCTTGTTACAAAGCTTCTCGGCCGTATATACTACCATGTTGAGGGATCAAAAAAGCCCGGAACGCTTCCTCCAAACGTGGCCGCCGCCGTCAACGGTGTCGCATTTTGCGGTACTTTAGCCGGTCAACTTTTCTTTGGCTGGCTCGGTGATAAATTAGGCCGGAAAAAGGTCTACGGAATGACTCTTATGCTTATGGTGATCTGCTCGATTGCATCGGGACTTTCCTTCAGCAGTACGCCGAACGGAGTAATTGCGACTCTCTGTTTTTTCAGATTTTGGCTCGGATTCGGAATCGGCGGCGATTATCCTTTATCCGCGACGATTATGTCGGAGTATGCTAATAAGAAGACTCGCGGTGCGTTTATAGCGGCGGTTTTTGCTATGCAAGGGTTTGGGATTTTAACAGGGGGGATTGTGGCTTTGATTGTTTCAGCAGCTTTTGATCATGCTTATAATGCTCCTACGTATGCTGTTGACGCTCTTGGCTCGACTGTGCCGGAAGCAGACTATGTCTGGCGGATTATTCTGATGTTCGGAGCTGTTCCGGCTTCCATGACTTTCTATTCGCGAATGAAGATGCCGGAAACTGCTCGTTATACAGCTTTGGTTGCTAAAAATGCCAAACAGGCTGCTTCTGATATGTCTAAAGTATTGCAG GTCGAAGTCGAATCTGAAGAGCAAAAGTTAGAAGAAATGACTCAAGATCCATCCAATTCATTTGGTCTATTCACAAAACAATTCGCCCGCCGGCACGGCCTTCACTTAGTCGGAACTTGCGTTTGCTGGTTCTTACTAGACATAGCCTATTACAGCTCAAACCTCTTCCAGAAAGACATATTCAGCGCAATCGGATGGCTCCCGAAAGCCGAAACCATGAACGCAATCCACGAAGTTTATCGCATCGCAAGAGCACAAACATTAATCGCTCTATGCGGAACAGTTCCTGGATATTGGTTCACAGTAGCATTCATAGATCGAATCGGAAGATTCGTGATTCAATTAATGGGATTCTTCTTCATGACAGTATTTATGTTTGCTCTAGCATTCCCTTACAATCACTGGAAAAATGATAACAATATTGGGTTTCTGATAATGTATTCACTTACATTTTTCTTTGCGAATTTCGGGCCTAATGCGACTACATTTGTGGTGCCTGCCGAGATATTCCCTGCCAGGCTAAGATCAACGTGCCATGGGATATCGGCAGCGGCAGGAAAAGCTGGGGCAATGGTTGGGGCATTTGGGTTTTTGTATGCTGCACAAAGTACAGACCGTACTAAAACTGATGCTGGTTATCCACCTGGAATTGgtgttaagaactcattgattgTGCTAGGTGTGATTAACTTTTTTGGGATTTTGTTTACTTTCTTGGTACCTGAATCTAATGGGAAATCACTTGAGGAATGTTCTGGAGAAAATGAGGAGGAATTACAGGATGTTTCTTCTGCTAGGACAATGCCTGTTTGA